The following coding sequences are from one Desulfosporosinus orientis DSM 765 window:
- the pyrE gene encoding orotate phosphoribosyltransferase, translated as MANIPNAPKMPLTPEEYLEVFKESKALLEGHFLLTSGKHSAQYMQCAQVLQYPERAALLAEGLASQFKEMGVETVIGPATGGILVAHEVAKALGVRALFTERENGIMRLRRGFAISPQERVLVVEDVITTGGSVREVLNVVQEFGAVAVGVGVLVDRSGGTVDFGLPQCSIIQLNIKAFEVQDCPLCAQGIPAIKPGSRKI; from the coding sequence ATGGCTAATATACCAAACGCCCCTAAGATGCCCCTTACGCCTGAAGAGTACCTGGAAGTATTTAAAGAAAGTAAAGCTCTGCTGGAGGGGCATTTTCTCTTAACCTCCGGAAAACACAGTGCTCAGTACATGCAGTGCGCCCAAGTACTCCAATACCCGGAGCGGGCAGCCTTATTGGCTGAGGGACTGGCTTCTCAATTTAAAGAGATGGGGGTTGAAACCGTCATCGGACCGGCTACCGGGGGAATTTTGGTGGCCCATGAAGTGGCTAAGGCCTTAGGAGTCAGGGCATTATTTACAGAACGGGAAAACGGTATCATGCGCCTGCGCAGGGGCTTTGCCATTTCTCCCCAGGAACGGGTTCTGGTGGTGGAGGATGTGATCACAACAGGAGGATCTGTTCGTGAAGTCCTGAATGTGGTTCAGGAATTTGGAGCTGTCGCCGTCGGAGTCGGAGTGCTGGTGGACCGCTCCGGAGGAACTGTTGATTTCGGATTGCCCCAGTGCTCCATCATCCAGTTAAACATTAAAGCTTTTGAAGTTCAGGACTGCCCCCTTTGCGCCCAGGGAATCCCGGCCATTAAACCAGGCAGCCGAAAGATCTAA
- the pyrF gene encoding orotidine-5'-phosphate decarboxylase, which produces MAVTVNNQRVMVALDVPGREEALALGEALRGSGCWLKVGLELYAYAGPQIIQELKALGFPVFLDLKLHDIPTTVERAIRGFVQGGADIINVHCSGGYEMMARAAAAVREEGSKLGTTPKVIGVTVLTSMSEIQFKEEIGVQRDLKEHVVQLAKLAEKAGLDGVVASAQEAGEIRKNTAADFLIVTPGIRPAWSAAQDQARVLTPQAALAAGSSYLVVGRPITRAENPRQALEQLWD; this is translated from the coding sequence TTGGCTGTCACAGTCAATAATCAGCGTGTTATGGTAGCCTTGGATGTTCCCGGGCGAGAGGAGGCTTTAGCCTTAGGAGAGGCTCTGCGCGGGAGCGGCTGTTGGCTGAAGGTAGGATTAGAGTTGTACGCCTACGCCGGGCCGCAGATTATCCAGGAATTAAAGGCTTTAGGCTTTCCTGTTTTTTTAGATTTGAAACTCCACGACATTCCTACGACGGTGGAACGGGCGATACGTGGATTTGTACAAGGGGGCGCGGATATTATCAATGTTCACTGCAGCGGCGGGTATGAGATGATGGCCAGAGCCGCCGCTGCAGTGCGGGAAGAAGGTAGTAAACTTGGAACCACTCCTAAAGTCATCGGTGTTACCGTCCTCACCAGTATGTCAGAAATTCAGTTTAAGGAAGAGATAGGAGTCCAGAGAGACCTTAAGGAGCATGTGGTCCAACTGGCAAAACTTGCAGAAAAAGCAGGGCTGGACGGAGTGGTGGCTTCGGCTCAAGAGGCAGGGGAGATTCGCAAAAACACAGCGGCGGATTTTCTGATTGTAACACCGGGGATTCGTCCGGCCTGGAGTGCGGCTCAGGACCAGGCCAGGGTTCTCACGCCCCAGGCGGCCCTGGCAGCAGGCAGTTCCTACCTTGTCGTGGGGCGGCCTATTACTCGTGCGGAGAATCCCCGGCAAGCTCTGGAACAGCTTTGGGATTAA
- a CDS encoding dihydroorotate dehydrogenase, which translates to MNPVDLTTQLAGITLRNPIVTCSGTYGFGEEYAPYCPVDSLGGITLKGITPLPRLGNPVPRLAETPAGLLNSVGLENPGLEEFLKTYLPKVRQLPTEVIANISGFSLEDYVQLAQALQKDSGLAALEVNISCPNVKHGGMHFGTDPGSAEEVISAVKAATDLPVIAKLSPNVTDIVAMARAAQRGGADVLSLINTLLGMQIDIHQQRPVLANTFGGLSGPAIKPVALRMVWQVFAAVDLPIIGMGGIVTWQDAVEFLLAGATAVSIGTGNFVNPQAPLEILRGITDYCRQRGVASVGDLVGLAHS; encoded by the coding sequence ATGAATCCTGTTGATTTAACCACCCAGCTGGCAGGTATAACCTTGAGAAATCCCATTGTCACTTGTTCAGGGACCTATGGCTTTGGGGAAGAGTATGCTCCCTACTGTCCGGTGGACAGTTTAGGGGGAATCACCTTAAAGGGAATCACGCCGCTGCCTCGTCTAGGGAATCCGGTTCCCCGCTTAGCTGAAACTCCCGCCGGTCTCTTAAACTCTGTGGGTTTGGAAAATCCGGGGCTGGAGGAGTTCCTTAAAACCTACCTGCCCAAGGTCCGGCAATTGCCTACGGAGGTTATCGCTAATATTTCCGGCTTTTCCCTGGAAGATTATGTTCAGCTGGCCCAGGCTTTGCAAAAAGATTCCGGATTAGCTGCTCTGGAAGTCAATATTTCCTGTCCCAATGTCAAACACGGAGGAATGCATTTCGGAACAGATCCAGGGAGCGCGGAAGAGGTGATCTCAGCAGTGAAGGCAGCCACGGACCTGCCGGTCATCGCTAAGCTCTCTCCCAACGTTACGGATATCGTGGCAATGGCCCGAGCGGCTCAGCGGGGGGGAGCAGATGTCTTATCTCTGATCAACACTTTGTTGGGAATGCAGATCGATATTCACCAACAGCGCCCGGTTTTAGCCAACACCTTTGGCGGGCTATCCGGACCGGCTATCAAGCCAGTTGCACTGCGCATGGTTTGGCAAGTCTTTGCCGCCGTGGATTTGCCTATCATCGGTATGGGTGGGATTGTTACCTGGCAGGATGCCGTAGAGTTTCTGCTGGCAGGAGCAACGGCTGTCAGTATTGGTACCGGGAATTTTGTTAATCCTCAGGCACCTCTGGAAATCCTGCGGGGAATCACAGATTATTGCCGGCAGCGAGGAGTTGCGTCGGTGGGTGATTTAGTAGGATTGGCTCATTCATAA
- a CDS encoding dihydroorotate dehydrogenase electron transfer subunit yields the protein MLTEGQVILHEPLGDEEQKLRKLVLKSPIASKAEAGQFTAVQVKDSAVPSFDPLLRRPISLAGISSEKEEITLLYRIQGRGTEILARAQVGDRLSMMGPLGCGFSLPAEGELWLIAGGIGIFPLYPLAQKAMAQGLQVRLFWGAENRPFLESAGLTSWQALGIPIELSTLDGSLGHKGLVTEPVGNLLEKQEIRGNIISAATCGPKKMMQAVTELCLARQVPVQVSLEERMGCAVGACLGCAVALIDETGAKVHKKVCQDGPVFQGKEVVWDESC from the coding sequence ATGCTTACGGAAGGACAAGTAATCCTCCATGAACCGTTAGGAGATGAGGAGCAAAAACTGAGGAAATTAGTGCTGAAAAGCCCTATAGCCAGCAAGGCTGAAGCAGGGCAATTTACAGCCGTTCAAGTTAAGGATTCCGCTGTACCCTCCTTTGACCCCTTGTTGAGGCGGCCTATCAGCTTAGCCGGGATCTCTTCTGAGAAAGAAGAGATAACCCTGCTTTATCGGATTCAGGGCCGGGGCACAGAGATTCTGGCCCGAGCTCAGGTGGGGGACAGGTTAAGTATGATGGGTCCCTTAGGTTGCGGGTTTTCTTTGCCTGCGGAAGGAGAATTATGGCTCATCGCCGGAGGAATCGGAATCTTTCCCCTCTATCCCTTAGCTCAAAAAGCAATGGCCCAAGGATTGCAGGTGCGTTTGTTTTGGGGAGCAGAGAACCGGCCTTTCTTAGAGAGTGCCGGTCTCACTTCCTGGCAGGCCTTGGGAATCCCCATTGAGCTCAGTACCCTGGATGGAAGCCTGGGACATAAAGGTCTGGTGACGGAACCTGTGGGGAACCTGCTTGAGAAGCAGGAGATAAGAGGGAATATTATCAGTGCGGCCACCTGTGGTCCTAAGAAGATGATGCAGGCCGTCACGGAATTGTGTCTGGCTCGGCAAGTACCGGTTCAGGTTTCTTTGGAAGAACGAATGGGCTGCGCTGTGGGAGCTTGTTTAGGCTGCGCCGTGGCTTTAATCGACGAGACGGGGGCTAAGGTCCATAAGAAAGTCTGTCAGGACGGACCGGTGTTTCAGGGCAAGGAGGTGGTCTGGGATGAATCCTGTTGA
- the carB gene encoding carbamoyl-phosphate synthase large subunit gives MPKQEWKKVLVIGSGPIVIGQAAEFDYAGTQACRALREEGVEVILINSNPATIMTDRETADRVYIEPLTVESVERIIERERPDGLIPTMGGQTGLNLAYQLAKRGVLERCEVTLMGTSLQSIDQAEDRESFRALMKELGEPIPESKIVSLVEDALIFAGETGYPLIVRPAFTLGGTGGGIAHNPAELEEIAKSGLQASLIDQILVERSVAGWKEVEFEVLRDSAGNCITICHMENMDPVGVHTGDSIVVAPCQTLTDREVQILRSASLHIVNGLGIEGGCNVQFALHPSKMEYVVIEVNPRLSRSSALASKATGYPIAKVAAKIALGYALTELKNAVTGKTSACFEPALDYVVVKFPRWPFDKFTDADRHLGTRMKATGEVMGIGRNLETALLKAIRSLDIKVYGVRLPELEELSDAELETACREPDDRQLFVFAECLRRGRTVDWLVQTTGWNRYYLQILEKLVDETEVLAGAPWNMQALLRAKRLGFSDQEIAFLWKSSEDEVYRYRGEQGIYPVFKMVDTCAGEFEATTPYFYSSYDVEDEGEVHRGPKVVVLGSGSIRIGQGIEFDYCSVHAVLALRKAGYESIIINNNPETVSTDFDTADRLYFEPLTLEDVSAILDKEQPDGVVVQFGGQTAIGLASGLARRGYRILGTTVENIDRAEERGTFDRVLQELSAKRPRGGGATNMEQVRQVSREIGFPLVVRPSYVLGGRAMDIVYGEKELEVVSKRALSASSDQEIWMDQYLLGKEVEVDAISDGENVFIPGIMEHLERAGVHSGDSIAVYPPQTLDSSMQERIIALTESLARSLDIKGLLNIQYVIYQEELYVLEVNPRSSRTVPFLSKITGVPIVDWATQVILGRKWEEIGIPRGLWPVSDRVAVKAPVFSFSKLQRVEPSLGPEMKSTGEVMGMDRTYEKALYKALLGAGMSFTTYGSVLVTLADRDKAEGAALARRFAELGFRILATEGTARYLRKEGLRVQSIAKLHDGSNEIIDGIRQQQIQHVINTTTHGRIQESDGFAIRRAAVEHGIPCFTSLDTAAALLQVLESISPGLLPL, from the coding sequence GCAAGAATGGAAAAAAGTTCTGGTCATTGGATCCGGCCCCATCGTGATTGGGCAAGCTGCCGAGTTTGACTACGCGGGCACTCAGGCCTGCCGTGCCTTGCGGGAAGAAGGGGTGGAGGTCATTCTCATTAATTCCAACCCTGCCACTATTATGACAGACCGGGAAACGGCGGACCGGGTTTATATAGAGCCTTTGACTGTGGAATCCGTGGAACGGATTATTGAACGGGAGAGGCCGGATGGGCTGATACCCACCATGGGCGGGCAGACAGGCCTGAACCTGGCTTATCAGCTGGCCAAACGAGGGGTTTTGGAACGCTGTGAAGTGACCTTAATGGGAACTTCCCTGCAGAGCATTGATCAGGCTGAAGATCGGGAAAGTTTTCGGGCCTTGATGAAAGAGCTGGGGGAGCCTATTCCCGAGAGTAAAATTGTCTCTTTAGTTGAAGACGCTCTCATATTTGCCGGTGAAACGGGATACCCTCTCATTGTACGTCCAGCCTTTACCTTAGGCGGTACGGGAGGCGGCATCGCTCATAATCCGGCGGAGCTGGAGGAGATTGCTAAAAGCGGCTTGCAGGCCAGTCTAATTGATCAGATCTTAGTGGAGAGAAGTGTGGCCGGATGGAAGGAAGTGGAATTTGAGGTTTTAAGGGACAGTGCAGGCAACTGCATTACTATTTGTCATATGGAAAACATGGACCCTGTAGGGGTACATACGGGGGACAGCATTGTGGTGGCGCCTTGCCAGACATTAACGGACCGGGAAGTCCAAATCCTGCGCAGTGCTTCTCTGCACATTGTTAATGGTTTAGGCATTGAAGGAGGATGCAATGTTCAGTTTGCTTTGCATCCCTCCAAAATGGAATACGTGGTCATTGAGGTAAACCCCAGGTTAAGCCGTTCCAGCGCCTTGGCTTCCAAAGCTACAGGCTATCCTATTGCCAAGGTTGCCGCAAAAATTGCCTTAGGCTATGCTCTCACAGAGCTGAAAAACGCGGTAACGGGCAAGACTTCGGCTTGTTTTGAACCGGCTTTGGATTATGTTGTGGTTAAATTCCCCCGCTGGCCCTTTGATAAGTTTACGGATGCTGATCGCCATTTAGGCACTCGGATGAAAGCAACGGGAGAAGTCATGGGAATCGGACGCAACCTGGAAACCGCCCTCTTGAAAGCGATTCGCTCCCTGGACATAAAAGTCTATGGAGTACGTTTGCCGGAACTTGAGGAATTATCCGATGCAGAACTTGAGACGGCCTGCCGGGAGCCGGATGACCGCCAGCTCTTCGTTTTTGCCGAGTGCTTAAGACGGGGCAGGACGGTGGACTGGCTGGTTCAAACAACGGGCTGGAATCGCTATTATTTGCAGATTCTCGAAAAACTGGTAGATGAGACGGAGGTTTTGGCAGGAGCTCCCTGGAATATGCAGGCCTTGCTGCGCGCCAAACGCTTGGGATTCTCTGATCAGGAGATTGCTTTTCTCTGGAAGAGCAGTGAGGATGAGGTTTACCGGTATCGAGGAGAGCAAGGCATTTACCCGGTTTTCAAAATGGTGGATACCTGTGCCGGGGAGTTTGAAGCCACAACTCCTTACTTCTATTCCAGTTATGATGTAGAGGATGAGGGGGAAGTTCATAGAGGGCCTAAAGTGGTGGTATTGGGTTCCGGTTCCATCCGCATCGGGCAAGGTATAGAATTTGACTATTGCTCCGTCCATGCTGTCCTGGCTTTGCGCAAAGCAGGCTATGAAAGTATTATTATTAATAACAATCCTGAGACGGTTTCTACGGACTTTGACACCGCCGATCGCTTATACTTTGAGCCCTTAACCTTAGAGGATGTCTCGGCGATTCTAGATAAGGAACAGCCTGACGGAGTGGTCGTCCAATTCGGAGGGCAGACCGCCATCGGTTTGGCCAGCGGTTTGGCTCGGCGTGGCTACCGGATTCTGGGAACCACCGTGGAAAATATTGACCGGGCGGAGGAGAGGGGAACCTTTGACCGTGTACTCCAGGAACTAAGCGCCAAACGGCCCCGGGGAGGCGGAGCAACTAATATGGAGCAGGTCCGGCAAGTCTCCCGGGAAATTGGCTTCCCCTTGGTGGTGCGTCCTTCTTACGTATTGGGAGGGCGGGCCATGGACATTGTTTATGGGGAAAAGGAGTTGGAGGTTGTCAGCAAACGTGCCCTTTCGGCTTCCTCGGATCAAGAAATCTGGATGGATCAGTATCTCCTGGGCAAAGAGGTGGAAGTTGACGCCATCTCCGATGGAGAGAACGTCTTTATCCCCGGAATTATGGAACATTTAGAACGGGCAGGTGTCCACTCCGGAGATTCTATCGCCGTCTATCCTCCCCAAACCTTAGATTCCTCTATGCAGGAACGCATCATTGCTTTAACGGAGTCCTTGGCCCGGTCTTTAGATATTAAAGGATTATTGAACATCCAATATGTCATTTATCAGGAAGAGTTATATGTGTTGGAGGTTAACCCTCGGTCCAGCCGGACAGTACCGTTTCTCAGCAAAATTACCGGGGTTCCCATTGTTGATTGGGCAACCCAAGTGATCTTAGGCCGGAAATGGGAAGAGATAGGAATCCCCCGCGGGCTTTGGCCTGTTTCCGATCGGGTTGCCGTCAAAGCACCGGTGTTTTCCTTCTCTAAGCTGCAGCGGGTTGAACCCTCATTAGGGCCGGAAATGAAATCCACAGGTGAAGTTATGGGTATGGACAGAACTTATGAGAAAGCCCTTTATAAGGCTTTGCTGGGTGCCGGGATGTCCTTCACCACCTACGGCTCTGTTTTAGTAACCCTGGCCGATCGGGATAAGGCGGAAGGAGCGGCTCTGGCCCGGCGTTTTGCCGAACTGGGCTTCCGCATCCTGGCTACAGAAGGGACCGCTCGCTACCTGCGTAAGGAAGGACTAAGAGTCCAATCCATAGCTAAGCTCCATGACGGTTCCAACGAAATTATTGATGGTATTCGTCAACAGCAAATCCAGCATGTCATTAATACTACAACTCATGGACGAATTCAGGAAAGCGATGGCTTTGCTATTCGCAGAGCAGCTGTTGAACACGGAATTCCCTGCTTTACCAGCCTGGATACCGCTGCAGCGCTGCTCCAGGTATTGGAAAGCATTTCTCCGGGTCTGCTGCCATTGTAA